Proteins from one Pseudomonas grandcourensis genomic window:
- a CDS encoding MFS transporter — translation MSTTTLSSPSPTASVASQASPLVMRVIGACALAHLINDLIQAVLPSIYPMLKASYGLSFTQVGLITLTFQLTASLLQPWIGFYTDRHPKPWLLPAGMVCTLIGILMLSMVGSFPAILVASALVGVGSSTFHPETSRVARLASGGRYGLAQSTFQVGGNAGSAFGPLLAAAIIIPYGQGNVAWFGLFAVFAILVQYGLSRWYRNHLNLFKLKQGSKATHGLSKRRVTFALVVLALLVFSKYFYMASFTSYFTFYLIEKFDLSVASSQLYLFLFLGAVAAGTFFGGPIGDRIGRKQVIWFSILGAAPFTLALPYVDLLWTGVLSMIIGFILASAFSAIVVFAQELVPGNVGMIAGVFFGLMFGFGGIGAALLGHLADIHGIEYVYTLCSYLPLLGILTILLPSTRSAR, via the coding sequence ATGTCGACCACCACCCTCAGCTCACCGTCACCCACCGCTTCGGTGGCCAGCCAGGCCAGCCCCCTGGTCATGCGCGTCATCGGCGCCTGCGCGCTTGCACACCTGATCAACGACCTGATCCAGGCCGTGCTGCCGTCGATCTACCCGATGCTCAAGGCCAGCTATGGCCTGAGCTTCACCCAGGTCGGCCTGATCACCCTGACCTTCCAGCTCACCGCTTCACTGCTGCAACCGTGGATCGGGTTCTACACCGACCGTCATCCCAAGCCGTGGCTGTTGCCGGCCGGCATGGTCTGCACCCTGATCGGTATTCTGATGCTGTCGATGGTCGGCAGCTTCCCGGCGATTCTCGTGGCCTCGGCGCTGGTGGGGGTTGGCTCGTCGACCTTTCACCCGGAAACCTCGCGGGTGGCGCGGCTGGCCTCGGGTGGGCGCTACGGCCTGGCGCAGTCGACCTTTCAGGTCGGTGGCAACGCCGGTAGCGCCTTCGGCCCCTTGCTGGCCGCCGCGATCATCATTCCCTACGGCCAGGGCAACGTCGCGTGGTTCGGCCTGTTCGCGGTGTTCGCCATCCTCGTGCAATACGGCCTGAGCCGCTGGTACCGCAATCACCTGAACCTGTTCAAGCTCAAGCAAGGTAGCAAGGCCACCCACGGCCTGTCGAAACGGCGGGTGACCTTCGCCCTGGTGGTGCTGGCGTTGCTGGTGTTCTCCAAATACTTCTACATGGCCAGCTTCACCAGTTACTTCACCTTCTACCTGATCGAGAAGTTCGACCTGTCGGTGGCCAGTTCGCAGCTGTACCTGTTCCTGTTTCTTGGCGCTGTCGCGGCGGGCACCTTCTTTGGTGGCCCGATCGGCGACCGGATCGGCCGCAAGCAGGTGATCTGGTTCTCGATCCTCGGCGCCGCGCCCTTCACCCTCGCCCTGCCCTACGTCGACCTGCTCTGGACAGGCGTGCTGAGCATGATCATCGGCTTCATTCTCGCCTCGGCGTTCTCGGCCATCGTGGTCTTCGCCCAGGAACTGGTGCCGGGTAACGTTGGCATGATCGCCGGGGTGTTCTTCGGCCTGATGTTCGGTTTTGGCGGGATCGGGGCTGCGCTGCTGGGGCATCTGGCGGATATTCATGGCATCGAGTACGTGTACACGTTGTGTTCGTACCTGCCGTTGCTGGGGATTTTGACGATCCTGTTGCCTTCGACCCGGAGTGCTCGCTGA
- a CDS encoding helix-turn-helix transcriptional regulator, which yields MIKPLQTFLAEIDQGGWSVRSSATDYPENWNIAPHSHEKHQLIYAIEGVMVVHTAISQWTVPPSRGIWMPSGEVHSIRCVGAIKMRSVFVRPDQSLDLPTETRAVSVSALLSELIKVSVDFDFACEPDSREARVLRLILDELTILPTLPLNLPQPADQRINLICSALQRDPGDGSTLSDWSARLSLDAKTIQRRFRKETGMTFGQWRQQARLLLALERIAVGEKIIDIAGELGYDSPSAFTTMFKKQFGKTPSDFFK from the coding sequence ATGATCAAACCATTGCAGACATTTCTTGCGGAGATCGACCAGGGCGGCTGGAGCGTTCGCAGCAGTGCGACCGACTACCCGGAAAACTGGAACATCGCGCCGCATTCCCATGAAAAGCATCAACTGATCTATGCCATCGAAGGCGTGATGGTGGTGCACACGGCCATCAGCCAATGGACGGTGCCGCCGAGCCGAGGCATCTGGATGCCCAGTGGCGAGGTGCACTCGATTCGCTGTGTGGGGGCGATCAAGATGCGCAGCGTTTTCGTGCGCCCTGACCAGAGCCTGGATTTGCCCACCGAAACCCGGGCGGTGAGTGTTTCTGCGTTGCTCAGTGAGCTGATCAAGGTCTCGGTCGATTTCGACTTTGCCTGTGAGCCGGACTCGCGGGAAGCCCGGGTGCTGCGGCTGATCCTGGATGAACTGACGATCCTGCCGACCTTGCCGTTGAACCTGCCGCAGCCCGCTGATCAGCGTATCAACCTGATCTGTAGCGCGTTGCAGCGTGATCCCGGGGATGGCTCGACGCTGTCGGACTGGAGCGCCCGCTTGAGCCTCGACGCCAAAACCATCCAGCGCAGGTTCCGCAAGGAAACCGGCATGACCTTCGGCCAATGGCGCCAGCAAGCGCGACTGCTGCTGGCGCTGGAACGCATCGCCGTCGGGGAGAAGATCATCGACATCGCCGGGGAGCTGGGATACGACAGCCCGAGCGCGTTCACGACCATGTTCAAGAAGCAGTTCGGCAAGACGCCGAGTGATTTTTTCAAGTGA
- the phnX gene encoding phosphonoacetaldehyde hydrolase: protein MNYQQPTQLQAVVLDWAGTVVDFGSFAPTQIFVEAFAEFGVAVSLEEARGPMGMGKWDHIRTLCNQPQIAERYRAVFDRLPTDDDVTALYERFMPLQIEKIALHSALIPGALNTIDALRDKGLKIGSCSGYPAVVMEKVVELARHNGYVADHVVATDEVPNGRPYPAQALANVIALGISDVAACVKVDDTWPGILEGRAAGMWTVALTCSGNALGLTYEQFQAMPSDRLNSERTRIAKMFEGSRPHYLIDTIVDLPAVIEDINARLARGETPQGS from the coding sequence ATGAACTACCAACAACCGACCCAACTGCAAGCCGTGGTCCTGGACTGGGCCGGCACCGTCGTCGATTTCGGCTCCTTCGCCCCCACGCAGATTTTCGTCGAGGCGTTTGCCGAGTTCGGCGTCGCCGTTTCGCTGGAAGAAGCGCGGGGTCCGATGGGCATGGGCAAGTGGGATCACATCCGCACCCTGTGCAATCAACCGCAGATCGCCGAACGCTACCGTGCGGTGTTTGATCGCCTGCCGACCGATGACGATGTCACCGCACTGTACGAACGGTTCATGCCGCTGCAGATCGAGAAAATCGCCCTGCACTCGGCTCTGATTCCCGGCGCGCTGAACACCATCGACGCCTTGCGCGACAAGGGCCTGAAAATCGGTTCCTGCTCCGGTTACCCGGCCGTGGTCATGGAAAAGGTGGTTGAACTGGCGCGACACAATGGCTACGTGGCGGACCACGTGGTGGCCACCGACGAGGTGCCGAACGGCCGCCCCTACCCGGCCCAGGCCCTGGCCAACGTGATTGCCCTGGGGATCAGCGACGTCGCCGCCTGCGTCAAGGTCGACGACACCTGGCCGGGCATTCTCGAAGGCCGTGCCGCCGGGATGTGGACCGTGGCGCTGACCTGCTCCGGCAACGCGTTGGGCCTGACCTACGAGCAATTCCAGGCAATGCCATCGGACCGACTGAACAGCGAGCGCACACGCATCGCCAAGATGTTCGAAGGCTCACGCCCGCACTACCTGATCGACACCATCGTCGACCTGCCGGCGGTCATCGAAGACATCAATGCGCGACTGGCGCGGGGTGAAACACCGCAAGGGTCCTGA
- a CDS encoding LysR substrate-binding domain-containing protein: protein MYQYHKWLRSFHAVAKTGSFTLAAEYLSVGQPTVSEQVNALEKKFSVELFHRRGRFIEMSAAGHQLYSITQGLFGQEDEAVQLLQSFKQRKTGMLRLGAVSPPIAMNLTYELMQRHPDIELETSFSPEKETLDRLFNFDIDVAILALSEFDQRFDTQLYRRYPIIAVVRDDHPWARQKEVHVEQISEEKWVLREKSSRTRQLVEESCKHLGVALNCVMQLNSREAIVHAIAKGIGIGFVSAVEYAETPGTKPITFVNHPFSIDYHLCCLGIRRNRPMIAELFDSSPTPAT, encoded by the coding sequence ATGTACCAGTACCACAAGTGGCTACGTTCATTTCATGCGGTGGCCAAGACCGGCAGCTTCACCCTCGCCGCCGAGTATTTGAGCGTCGGCCAGCCCACGGTCAGTGAGCAGGTCAACGCCCTGGAGAAGAAGTTTTCCGTGGAGCTGTTCCATCGCCGCGGCCGCTTTATCGAAATGAGTGCCGCCGGGCACCAGCTCTATTCGATTACCCAGGGCCTGTTCGGCCAGGAGGATGAAGCCGTGCAATTGCTGCAAAGTTTCAAGCAACGCAAGACCGGCATGCTGCGGCTGGGCGCGGTGTCGCCGCCGATTGCCATGAACCTGACCTACGAACTGATGCAACGGCATCCGGACATCGAACTGGAAACCTCGTTCTCCCCGGAAAAAGAGACCCTGGATCGCCTGTTCAACTTCGATATCGATGTGGCGATCCTGGCCCTGTCCGAATTCGACCAGCGTTTCGACACGCAGCTTTACCGGCGCTACCCAATCATTGCCGTGGTGCGTGACGACCACCCCTGGGCCCGGCAGAAAGAAGTGCATGTCGAGCAGATCAGCGAAGAGAAATGGGTGCTGCGGGAAAAAAGCTCCCGCACTCGTCAACTGGTGGAGGAAAGCTGCAAGCACCTGGGCGTCGCGCTGAACTGCGTCATGCAGTTGAACAGCCGCGAGGCCATCGTGCATGCCATCGCCAAGGGCATCGGCATCGGTTTCGTCTCGGCCGTCGAGTACGCAGAAACCCCCGGCACCAAACCGATCACCTTCGTCAATCACCCGTTTTCCATCGACTACCACCTGTGCTGCCTGGGCATTCGCCGAAACCGGCCAATGATCGCGGAGCTGTTCGACTCGAGCCCGACACCGGCCACCTGA
- a CDS encoding MFS transporter — MNRAQTMPGLAVHTASFRVAQWRMLLAAMFCYLFFYTGRQTFGFAIPGIQAEFGFTKEHLGWASAAMLWAYAIGQAINGNLADKFGGRRIMTMGAVLSCGANWVTSFASNFAALILPWGINGYFQALGWAPGSRLISNWWSAGERGKVYGLYVFAAGCASVLSYVTSIVVLEVMHLEWRWIFRLPVLLMLAGGIIFYLVARERPQDLGFEPLADTGVANAEDKSHEVAHGEVETSAQRYKAVLKNFRLIIAAVSLGFQNAARYGLIVWVPVHFLGANWKTGDSMIDPKWITVALPVGMAIGALSNGWISDKLFGSRRYLAIMLYMFLGAATSLWMWTLAPHSATGLVALFLCGFFVYGPASSFWALCPDLVGAKRAGTATGVMNFSSYLFAGLAEPLIGSMLDSTGNTSLIFIVVTAACLCSASVALFIRR; from the coding sequence ATGAATCGTGCCCAAACCATGCCAGGTCTCGCCGTACACACCGCATCGTTTCGCGTCGCCCAGTGGCGCATGCTGCTGGCAGCCATGTTTTGCTATCTGTTTTTCTACACCGGACGACAAACGTTCGGTTTCGCCATCCCGGGTATCCAGGCCGAGTTCGGCTTTACCAAAGAGCACCTTGGCTGGGCCTCGGCCGCCATGCTCTGGGCCTACGCGATTGGCCAGGCCATCAACGGCAACCTCGCCGACAAGTTCGGTGGCCGACGCATCATGACCATGGGCGCGGTGCTGTCGTGCGGCGCCAACTGGGTGACCAGTTTCGCCAGCAACTTTGCCGCGTTGATTTTGCCTTGGGGCATCAATGGCTACTTCCAGGCATTGGGCTGGGCGCCGGGCAGTCGGCTGATCTCCAACTGGTGGAGCGCGGGCGAGCGCGGCAAGGTCTACGGTTTGTATGTGTTCGCAGCCGGCTGCGCGTCGGTGCTGTCCTACGTGACCTCGATCGTCGTACTGGAAGTGATGCATCTGGAGTGGCGCTGGATCTTCCGCCTGCCCGTGCTGCTCATGCTGGCGGGCGGCATCATCTTCTACCTCGTGGCACGGGAGCGTCCGCAGGACCTGGGTTTCGAACCGCTCGCCGACACTGGCGTGGCCAACGCCGAGGACAAAAGCCATGAAGTGGCCCATGGCGAAGTCGAAACGTCCGCGCAGCGTTACAAAGCTGTTCTGAAAAACTTTCGCCTGATCATCGCCGCCGTGTCCCTGGGTTTCCAGAACGCCGCCCGCTACGGTTTGATCGTCTGGGTGCCGGTGCACTTCCTGGGCGCCAACTGGAAGACCGGCGACAGCATGATCGATCCGAAGTGGATCACCGTGGCCCTTCCCGTCGGCATGGCCATCGGCGCGCTGAGCAACGGCTGGATCTCGGACAAGCTGTTCGGCTCCAGACGCTACCTGGCGATCATGCTCTACATGTTCCTCGGTGCGGCGACCAGTTTGTGGATGTGGACCCTTGCCCCCCACAGCGCAACCGGCCTTGTGGCGTTGTTCCTCTGCGGCTTCTTCGTGTACGGCCCCGCTTCCAGCTTCTGGGCGCTGTGCCCGGACCTGGTGGGCGCCAAGCGTGCCGGCACCGCGACCGGGGTGATGAACTTCTCGTCCTACCTGTTTGCCGGCCTGGCGGAACCGCTGATCGGCAGTATGCTCGACAGTACCGGCAACACCTCGCTGATCTTCATCGTGGTCACCGCTGCCTGTCTCTGCAGCGCGTCGGTGGCGCTGTTCATCAGGCGTTGA
- the psrA gene encoding iron-containing alcohol dehydrogenase PsrA: MTARFHNPVDTRFGWGSLQELAAITEHQNVAVVTFPEARGLGLVDRLQALLGERLVYVIEDVQPNPDVAQLRATYERFWQEAGDCHAVIAVGGGSAIDTAKALIVGTESGRFDELLALLASGKPFVPVRSKQLIAAPTTAGTGSEVTPWATIWDAANHKKYSLHLDCTWPKVAIIDPQLMLTVPASVTVSTGLDALSHALESIWNINANPLSDTFAISAIEDILECLPLLRRDLSSQELRSRMALAALKAGMAFSNTKTALAHSISYEMTLRYGLPHGIACSFTLPLVLGLAWGHDETRDKTLQRVFGPDLDKAQARLRAFLHSLEVKTEFADYGVTAEEAQTMIDFALQGARGKNFIGSRAA, translated from the coding sequence ATGACCGCCCGATTTCACAATCCAGTGGATACCCGCTTCGGCTGGGGCAGCCTGCAAGAGCTTGCCGCTATCACCGAACACCAGAACGTTGCCGTCGTGACCTTTCCCGAAGCCCGTGGCCTGGGGCTGGTGGATCGCCTTCAAGCACTGTTGGGCGAACGCCTGGTCTACGTGATCGAGGATGTCCAGCCCAATCCCGATGTCGCGCAACTTCGCGCGACCTATGAACGTTTCTGGCAAGAGGCCGGCGATTGCCATGCCGTGATTGCCGTCGGTGGCGGCAGTGCGATCGACACCGCCAAGGCGCTGATTGTCGGCACCGAGTCAGGCCGCTTCGATGAACTGCTGGCCTTGCTGGCAAGCGGTAAACCCTTCGTTCCGGTTCGCAGTAAACAGCTGATCGCGGCCCCGACCACGGCAGGCACCGGCAGTGAAGTCACACCCTGGGCGACGATCTGGGACGCAGCCAACCACAAGAAATATTCCCTGCACCTGGACTGTACCTGGCCAAAGGTTGCGATCATCGATCCGCAACTGATGCTCACCGTGCCGGCCAGCGTCACCGTTTCCACCGGGCTGGATGCACTGTCCCACGCACTGGAGTCGATCTGGAACATCAACGCCAACCCGCTTTCCGACACCTTCGCCATCTCCGCCATCGAGGACATACTCGAATGCCTGCCCTTGCTGCGGCGTGACCTGTCGAGCCAGGAACTGCGTTCACGGATGGCCCTCGCCGCACTCAAGGCCGGCATGGCGTTCTCCAACACCAAAACCGCGCTGGCCCACTCCATTTCCTATGAGATGACCTTGCGCTACGGCCTGCCCCATGGCATTGCCTGCTCCTTCACCCTGCCACTGGTGTTGGGCCTTGCCTGGGGTCACGACGAGACGCGCGACAAGACCCTGCAGCGGGTTTTCGGGCCAGACCTGGATAAGGCCCAGGCCCGATTGCGCGCCTTCCTGCACAGCCTGGAGGTGAAAACCGAGTTCGCCGACTACGGCGTGACGGCCGAAGAGGCCCAAACCATGATCGATTTCGCCCTGCAGGGCGCACGCGGCAAGAACTTCATCGGTTCACGAGCGGCCTAG
- a CDS encoding NIPSNAP family protein: MRLFELITFTVRVRTVAQALAQIEAALDDPKVGGTLIGCWASEIGQLNQIAMLRGYADEHSRQAERERFLLGGGAFGVNEFITDLRIENYTLFPFLEPLSAGPHGPFYELRVYDLVSSGLQPTLDGWSKAIEARTAEQYSPVYAAFYATDGALPRYLHIWPWTTLEQRLQVRTQAVADGVWPPENSGPQLRDMRSTIYLPAKFSPLQ; this comes from the coding sequence ATGCGTTTATTTGAACTGATTACTTTCACTGTGCGGGTGCGCACGGTTGCGCAAGCGTTGGCGCAGATCGAGGCGGCGCTGGACGACCCGAAAGTCGGCGGCACGTTGATAGGCTGCTGGGCCTCGGAAATCGGCCAGTTGAATCAGATCGCGATGCTGCGCGGCTACGCCGACGAACACTCGAGGCAGGCGGAGCGCGAGCGTTTCCTGTTGGGGGGCGGGGCGTTTGGCGTCAACGAATTCATCACCGATCTGCGCATCGAAAACTACACGCTGTTTCCTTTCCTCGAACCCTTGAGCGCGGGACCGCACGGTCCATTCTACGAACTGCGCGTCTACGACCTGGTCAGCAGCGGCTTGCAGCCGACCCTCGACGGCTGGAGCAAAGCCATCGAGGCGCGAACCGCCGAACAGTATTCGCCGGTGTACGCAGCGTTCTACGCCACCGACGGTGCGCTGCCGCGCTATCTGCACATCTGGCCCTGGACCACCCTGGAACAGCGCCTGCAAGTACGCACCCAGGCGGTCGCCGACGGCGTCTGGCCGCCGGAAAACTCCGGCCCGCAACTGCGTGATATGCGCTCGACGATCTACCTGCCCGCGAAGTTCTCGCCCTTGCAATGA
- a CDS encoding RidA family protein — MANHDLTFTPDPDADSISSDVVGFGGVLVSTQIPTRADGSLELGDITLQSECTLQALKVALERAGSSMDRVMHLTIYLTDMADRAAFNEVYKRYFAKPWPVRAAVGVASLAVEGMRVEVTAMAAKA; from the coding sequence ATGGCAAACCACGACCTGACCTTTACCCCCGATCCCGATGCGGATTCGATTTCCTCCGACGTCGTCGGTTTCGGTGGCGTGCTGGTCTCCACCCAGATCCCCACCCGCGCCGACGGCAGCCTGGAACTGGGCGACATCACCCTGCAAAGCGAATGCACCCTGCAAGCGCTGAAGGTCGCGCTGGAGCGTGCCGGCAGCTCCATGGACCGCGTGATGCACCTGACCATCTACCTCACCGACATGGCCGACCGCGCCGCGTTCAACGAGGTCTACAAGCGCTACTTCGCCAAGCCATGGCCGGTGCGCGCCGCTGTCGGGGTTGCCTCGTTGGCGGTTGAAGGCATGCGTGTGGAAGTGACCGCGATGGCGGCCAAGGCCTAA
- a CDS encoding U32 family peptidase has translation MSLPKHHLELLSPARDVAIAREAILHGADAIYIGGPSFGARHNACNEVSDIAQLVEFARRYHARVFTTINTILHDNELEPARKLIHQLYDAGVDALIVQDLGVMELDIPPIELHASTQTDIRTLERAKFLDQAGFSQLVLARELNLQEIRAIADETDAAIEFFIHGALCVAFSGQCNISHAQTGRSANRGDCSQACRLPYTLKDEKGGVIAYEKHLLSMKDNNQSANIRALVEAGVRSFKIEGRYKDMGYVKNITAYYRQRLDAVLEDRPDLARASSGRTAHFFLPDPEKTFHRGSTDYFVTDRKIDIGAFDSPTFTGLPVGVVEKVAKRDMQVVTHEPLSNGDGLNVLVKREVVGFRANIAEPKGEFEEDGEKRYRYRVEPNEMPEGMYKLRPNHPLNRNLDHNWQHALQKTSAERRIALNWVARLREEQLELTATSEEGISASVTLAGPFGAANKPEQALEQLQDLLGQLGTTQYHAIDIKLDAPQAYFIPNSQLKALRREVIEALTEARIAAHPRGSRKAETTPPPVYPDSHLSFLANVYNQKARDFYHRHGVKLIDAAYEAHEETGEVPVMITKHCLRFSFNLCPKQAKGVTGVRTKVAPMQLIHGDEVLTLKFDCKPCEMHIIGKMKGHILNLPQPGSVVGHISPEDLLKTIPRSPH, from the coding sequence ATGTCTTTGCCCAAACATCACCTGGAATTGCTCAGTCCTGCCCGCGATGTGGCCATCGCCCGCGAGGCCATCCTGCATGGCGCCGATGCCATCTACATCGGTGGCCCGAGCTTCGGCGCCCGCCACAACGCCTGCAACGAAGTGAGCGATATCGCCCAATTGGTGGAGTTCGCCCGTCGCTACCACGCCCGGGTGTTCACCACCATCAACACCATCCTGCACGACAACGAACTGGAGCCGGCCCGCAAGCTGATCCACCAGTTGTACGACGCCGGCGTCGATGCGCTGATCGTCCAGGATCTGGGGGTGATGGAGCTGGACATTCCGCCGATCGAACTGCACGCCAGTACCCAGACGGATATCCGCACGCTGGAGCGGGCGAAGTTTCTCGACCAGGCCGGTTTCTCGCAACTGGTGCTGGCCCGCGAGCTGAATCTCCAGGAGATCCGCGCGATCGCCGATGAAACCGACGCGGCCATCGAGTTTTTTATCCATGGCGCGTTGTGCGTGGCGTTTTCCGGTCAGTGCAACATTTCCCACGCGCAAACCGGGCGCAGCGCCAACCGTGGCGACTGCTCCCAGGCCTGTCGTCTGCCGTACACCCTCAAGGACGAAAAGGGTGGGGTGATCGCCTACGAAAAGCACCTGCTGTCGATGAAGGACAACAACCAGAGCGCCAACATCCGTGCCCTGGTCGAGGCCGGCGTGCGTTCGTTCAAGATCGAAGGCCGCTACAAGGACATGGGCTATGTGAAAAACATCACTGCCTACTACCGCCAGCGCCTCGACGCCGTGCTCGAAGACCGCCCGGACCTGGCCCGAGCCTCCAGCGGCCGCACCGCGCACTTCTTCCTGCCCGACCCGGAAAAAACCTTCCACCGTGGCAGCACCGATTACTTCGTCACTGACCGCAAGATCGATATCGGCGCCTTTGACTCGCCGACCTTCACCGGTCTGCCGGTGGGTGTGGTCGAGAAAGTCGCCAAGCGTGACATGCAGGTCGTGACGCACGAGCCGCTGTCCAACGGCGACGGCCTCAACGTGCTGGTCAAGCGCGAAGTGGTGGGTTTCCGCGCCAACATCGCCGAACCCAAAGGCGAGTTCGAGGAGGACGGCGAGAAGCGCTATCGCTATCGCGTCGAGCCCAACGAGATGCCGGAGGGCATGTACAAGCTGCGCCCCAACCACCCGCTGAATCGCAATCTCGATCACAACTGGCAACACGCGCTGCAAAAGACCTCTGCCGAGCGCCGCATCGCCCTGAATTGGGTCGCTCGCCTGCGTGAAGAACAGCTGGAACTGACCGCCACCAGCGAAGAGGGCATCAGCGCCAGCGTTACCCTGGCCGGCCCGTTCGGCGCCGCCAACAAGCCGGAGCAGGCGCTGGAGCAATTGCAGGATCTGCTCGGCCAATTGGGTACCACGCAGTACCACGCCATCGATATCAAGCTGGACGCGCCGCAGGCGTACTTCATCCCGAACTCGCAGCTCAAGGCCTTGCGTCGCGAAGTGATTGAAGCCTTGACCGAAGCGCGGATCGCCGCCCACCCGCGGGGCAGCCGCAAGGCCGAAACCACGCCGCCGCCGGTGTACCCGGATTCGCACCTGTCGTTCCTGGCCAACGTCTACAACCAGAAGGCCCGCGACTTCTATCACCGCCACGGCGTCAAGCTGATCGACGCGGCCTACGAGGCCCACGAGGAAACGGGCGAGGTGCCGGTGATGATCACCAAGCACTGCCTGCGGTTCTCCTTCAACCTGTGCCCGAAACAGGCCAAGGGCGTGACTGGCGTGCGCACCAAGGTCGCGCCTATGCAGTTGATCCACGGCGATGAAGTGCTGACGCTGAAGTTCGACTGCAAGCCTTGCGAGATGCACATCATCGGCAAGATGAAGGGCCACATCCTCAACCTGCCGCAACCGGGCAGCGTGGTCGGTCACATCAGCCCAGAAGACCTGCTCAAGACCATCCCGCGCTCACCGCACTGA
- a CDS encoding TOBE domain-containing protein has product MKVSARNVFKGKVSQVQPGAVNAEVVLTLAGGEQLVAVVTMESIKNLGIAVGKEAVALIKAPWVMLMTESSDIRLSARNCLEGKVLSVTDGAVNAEVIIELAGGSKVYSIVTRDAVAELGLATGVSATAVIKASHIILGVPA; this is encoded by the coding sequence ATGAAAGTCAGTGCACGTAACGTATTCAAAGGCAAAGTCAGCCAGGTCCAGCCCGGTGCGGTCAACGCCGAAGTGGTTCTGACCCTGGCGGGCGGCGAGCAACTGGTTGCCGTCGTCACCATGGAAAGCATCAAGAACCTGGGCATCGCCGTCGGCAAAGAAGCCGTCGCGCTGATCAAGGCGCCTTGGGTGATGTTGATGACCGAATCGAGCGACATTCGCCTGTCGGCACGCAACTGCCTGGAAGGCAAGGTACTGAGCGTTACCGATGGCGCGGTCAACGCAGAGGTGATCATCGAGTTGGCAGGCGGTTCGAAGGTCTATTCGATCGTGACCCGCGATGCCGTGGCAGAACTGGGGTTGGCAACCGGCGTCAGCGCCACCGCAGTGATCAAGGCTTCCCACATCATCCTGGGCGTTCCGGCCTGA
- a CDS encoding glutathione S-transferase family protein, with protein MPLTLYFHPLSSFCHKALIALYELEIEFEKRIIDLSNEADRAELQVLWPLCKFPVIRDHDRQRDVPESSVIIEYLDRLHPGQAHLIPDDWQAALEVRLWDRFFDLHVQVPMQKIVADRINAANGDLTRERAALMTAYGMLERQLAANTWAASPSFSMADCAAAPALFYASTLVPFPDDHRHLSAYFDRLTQRPSVKRVIDEARPYFSWYPFAEAIPERFR; from the coding sequence ATGCCGCTGACTCTTTATTTCCATCCGCTCTCATCGTTCTGCCACAAAGCGCTGATCGCGCTCTATGAACTGGAAATCGAGTTTGAAAAAAGGATCATCGACCTGAGTAACGAGGCTGACCGGGCCGAGCTACAAGTACTTTGGCCACTCTGCAAATTCCCGGTGATCCGTGATCACGACCGTCAACGGGACGTACCCGAGTCGAGTGTGATCATTGAGTACCTGGACCGGCTTCATCCCGGCCAGGCGCATCTGATTCCGGACGATTGGCAAGCCGCGCTGGAAGTCCGCCTGTGGGATCGTTTTTTCGACCTGCACGTCCAGGTGCCGATGCAGAAGATCGTCGCTGACCGAATCAATGCCGCAAACGGCGACCTGACTCGCGAACGCGCTGCGCTGATGACGGCGTACGGCATGCTTGAACGCCAGTTGGCCGCAAACACCTGGGCAGCCAGCCCCTCCTTCAGCATGGCCGATTGCGCCGCCGCCCCGGCGCTGTTCTATGCCAGCACCCTCGTACCCTTTCCCGACGATCATCGCCACTTGAGTGCTTATTTCGACAGGTTGACCCAAAGACCCTCGGTCAAGCGGGTGATCGACGAGGCAAGGCCATATTTTTCCTGGTATCCGTTTGCCGAAGCCATCCCGGAGCGCTTTCGGTAA